CAAGATCAGGAACCTTTTAATAGATTATTTTAAAGCCAAAGATACTTTGAGGCCGGTGAGAGATCAACGTTTTATTAAAGCAGAATAATGGAAAGACGCAAGTTTATAAAGAACACAGCCGCTGCCGGAACCCTGGCAGGCCTGGGCAGCCTAAGCCTTTTATCTTTCACACCCCCTAAAAAGCTTAAGCATATCACCATCTTGCACACCAATGACGTGCATAGCCACATAGAACCTTTTGCCCGGGCGCACGCACAATATCCCGGCATGGGTGGTGCTGCCCGCCGGTACACGCTCATAAAGCAAATAAGGCAGGAAAATCCCAATACGCTGTTATTCGATGCGGGAGATATTTTTCAGGGAACGCCTTATTTCAACTACTATGGCGGCGAACTCGAATTTAAGCTGATGAGCAAAATGGGCTATGATGCCGCCACCATTGGCAACCACGACTTTGACAATGGCATTGATGGTTTGCTGGCTCAACTGCCTCACGCCCGGTTCCCTTTTGTGAATACCAATTACAATTTTGAGAATACTGTACTGGAAGGGCAGATCAAACCCTACAGGATCTTTTTAAAAGACGGAATAAAGATTGGCGTGTTTGGACTGGGCATTGAACTTAAAGGCCTGGTGGCAAAAAAGCATTATAAAGAAACAGAATATCTCGACCCGGTAGACACTACCAAAACCATTGTGAAGCAGTTAAAGGACGAGGAAAAATGCGAACTGGTAATTTGCCTTTCCCACCTGGGTTACGAATACCAGGGCGATAAAATAAGTGACCAGAAACTTGCCGCTACCACTAAAGATATAGATTTGATCATTGGCGGGCATACACATACCTTTCTTCCAAAACCATCGGTGGTACTCAATGCAATTGGAGAAAAAGTATTGATCAATCAGGTGGGCTGGGCCGGTGTTAACCTGGGAAGAATCGATTTTTACCTGGATGCTTCAGGAAAAAAGAACGGCGAGGGCGCAGCTATAGTTGTTTAGCTGAAGAACCTATTCCAGGAGGTTTCAGAAAAGAACCTGTCTAGAAAACTTGAGCCAAATGCCATTTTTGACACTTTACAGCCTGGCCTTCCGAAGTATGGAAGTCGGTATAAAGAGCTTTCAAAAATGCCATTTTTGGAAGGTTATGGCTGCAGCTCTTCCAGGGCCGATTTTGAGAGGGGTTTTGAAAGAAAATCATGCACATACGGAAACTGTTCCCGCTCTTCATTGAAGTCTTCAGTAGAAGAAGATAAAATATTGATACTGAATTTTTCAGTGATTCCTTTGTCCAGCTTTTCTAGTTCTGCCAAAAATTCCCAGCCAGACATAACGGGCATGTTCACATCAACAAACAATACCCTTGGCACCTGCTCTTGAGCCTCCAGTTCTCGCTTTAGATGTGCTAGGGCCAAGTAAGGATCTGTAAAACTCATCACCACGGCACCGGGATCATAAGCCCTAACCGCATATTCACATATCAGGTTATTGGTGCGGTCATCATCAACTATTATATACTGCTTCGGGTTCTTCATCTTCTAGTTTCTTTATCCCGTTCTCCGGTTTAAATTCGATTGTAAATCGAGTTCCCTGGTTTTCTTCACTGCTCACCTCAATTTTTCCGCCCAAAAGCTCTACCTGGGTCTTCACCATAAAAAGCCCCATCCCTTTCCCCTCTACGTGGTGATGAAAACGTTTGTACAAACCAAAGATCTGATCCCCCTTTTTTGAAAGGTCAATTCCCAACCCGTTATCTTTAAAAGTGAGAATCACATTACCCGCTTTTTCTTCGGAAGTAATCTCTATTACGGGAGGAACATGGGGCCTGCGATATTTTATACTGTTAAAGATAAGGTTGTAAAAAATGCTGTGCAGATAGGTTTTTATGGAATTTACGGAAGGCACTTCAGAAAAATTGGTGATTATCTGAACATTTTCCTTCTGAATTACCTGGCCAATCCCCGATTTTACATTTTCAACCAGCCCCTGTAACATGACAGGCTCCTTTTTTTCACTCATATCTACCTTCACCTGCAGGATGTTGTTCAGGTCTTTGATAATGACATCAAGCCGTTTGACGTTAGCAAGCAGCTCTTCCTGAAACCTGGTTTTAACTTCTACAGGATACTCTTCTTTGAGGAGTTCGCCCAGCCCCATAATGTTTGCTACAGGAGCCCGCAAGTTGTGGGAAATGATGTAAGAATACTGCTCCAGGCCTTTGTTCGCCGAAACAAGTTCTTCGGTATAGGCTTTCAGGTTTTTGTTGAGCTCGATGATCTTCAACTCCGATTCTTTTCTTTCGGTCACATCCCTGAAATATACTGAAAGTCCGCCCTTAGAAGGATATGCAGTCACATCGAACCATTTGTTCACCCTCTCAAAATATTCCTCAAAATCAACAATGTTCTGCTCTTTTGAAGCCTTGTAATAGCAGGTGTGGAATTTAGTACCAACGGCATCGGGAAAAACTTCCCAAAAGTTCTTTCCAAGAATGCGGTCTTTATGGCTTTCGAGTAATTTTTCGGCATGTTGGTTCCAGTAGGTCACCACCCAGTCATTATCAACGGTAAAGAACGCATCGCCAATACTTTCAAGAATGGTCTGCTTTTCTTCGGAAGCTTTTAAAGCCTTTAACTCCGAGTTTTTGATATGCGAAATGTCCTGCACGCTTCCGTTTATCCTAACACATTTACCATCTACAAAGGTTGGACGGCCTATCTTTCTCACCCAGCATTCATTTCCTTTTGCAGTGAGAATCTGCACCTCAAGATCGTAAGGCACATTATTATCTACAGCGTTTTTAAGTGCCGTTTTCATTCGCTCCTGGTTTTCACCTTCCTTACAAAAGAGGATCCCTTTTTCATGATCGGGTTTAAAATCTGGCGCCACTTCATGGATCTCTTTGGTAACCGGAGACCAGTACACGGTGTCCTGAACAAAATCGAATTCAAAACTCCCTATGCGTGAAAGTTTGGAAGCTTCATCAAGCAGCTCCTCCAGTTTTTTCCTTTCGGTCACATCCTGTATCGCCCCAACCATTCTAAGGGCTTTTCCAGTCTCATCCCTAAGAATAAAACCTTTTTCTACCACAAAAGAGTATTTCCCGTTGGCATTTTGAAACCTGTACTCGGCTTCCCAATGATTCTCAGTGCCTTTAATGGTACGGGACAGGCTCTCGTGCATCAACGACCTTTCTTCGGGATGTATGCAATTTACCCAGGAATCCAGTGACGGAGAAAATTCTTCGGGGGAATAACCAAACAAGACATAAAAGGCGTCTCCCCAAAAAAGCCGATCCCTTTGAATATCCCAGTCGTAAATAGCATCAGAAGTAGCTTTGGAAACCAGTTCGTAACGGGCATTGGTTTCCTTGAGAGAGCGCACTGCCTCTACCCTGTCTGTAATATCAATTCCCACGCCCTGGAACTCCACCGGCTTTCCTTTGGCATCTGTAAGGCATATAAAATCCCACAAAGTAGGTTTTGCCTTTCCGTTCTTCTGCAATTTATCAACTTCTATCTGCTGAACCAGATTGGGGTGGTCTAGGCATTTTTTCAAAGTTCCGGTAAATTTTTCCCGGTCGTATTCCAGCACGCTTTCAGCAGCATTTTTACCTTCTAAAACTCCATCGGGGAAGATCCAGCTAAAATCACTGATAAATTTATCATTCACATAAGAATAGTTCCCTTTAAGATCTATCCTGGTGAGGTAGTTGGTCTGGGACTTGAGAATGGCACGCTGCCTGCTTTCACTCTGCTTTAACTTCAGCATAGCGTCTTTATAATCTGTCACGTCCTGTATGGAGCCTTCCAGCTTTACAGGTTCCCCCCTGCTATTTTTAACCAGTTTTCCTTTTTCATGCACCCATTTGATACTACCATCGGGCAGGATGATCCGGTGTTCAAAATCCATGTCCTTACTTCCGGAAAGGGCGGCACCGCGCTCCTGCAGAAAAGTCTCGAGATCATCGGGATGTATGGTTTGCAGGAAACCTTCAAAATCTAGGTTGTAATCCTCTTTTTTTCGCCCCCATATCCTGTAAACCTCATCACTCCAGAAAAAATCATTACCTGTCACTCCTATCTGCCAGTACCCGAATTTCGCCAATTCTTCGGCCCAAAGAAGTTTTTTGCTCTTATCTTCAAGCTTTTGTATGATCCTCTCTCTCTCGGTGATATCAATAGCGGTTACCAGTCGGCAGCTCCTGCCTTTAAAGAGAATACTGTACCCGTGCACTTCAACAGTAATTAAAGAGCCATCTTTTTTCCTATGAATGAAATTACCTATATTAAGCAATCCCTTTTCATCCTTTATACGCTGCAAATTGGCAGTAAGAACCGGAATTTCTTCCTGAGGCCGGAGATCACTGAGATAGAAGTTTAAAAACTCTTCTTTTGTATAGCCATAATAATTCACTGCGGCCCGGTTAACTGCCAGGATTTCGAGGGTTTCAAGATCAAATATCCAGTTTGGAAGCGGATTGAATTCAAACAAATGTTCATAATTCTTCTTTGACAGCAGTAACTCTTCCTCTGCTGTCTTTCTTCTCGAAATATCGCGGATGATGACTATTGCGGTTCTGGCATTCTCTGTTTCGTGGAATGATACTGCGGAAAATACATCTGCAGGAAAGCTGGAGCCGTCTTTTCTTTTCAGGATCATCTCCCCCACAAAACCCGCTTCAGAGCTTTTGGGCTCCAGAAGTCCCTTCGGAATTACAGCATAATCATCTATAATTCCATTAAGGCCAAGCTCTGATAATTCTTGAGATGTTCTTTGAAACATCCTGTAGGCTGAAGGATTTGCTGCTAAAATCCTGCCCCCGGGCACAGTAAAAAGGACTGCATCTATACTATTCTCAAAAATTGACTGATAGGCCATTTTGGATTTATCCGCAGCGTTTTGATTCCGCAGCTTAATTTTATCTATAATCAGAGGAAGTCTCTTTAGCCTGTCATTAAAAATGTATTCGTATGCCCCGGCTTCAAGAAGGCGCAGCGCTTTTTCTTCATTTTCAGGGCCTATAATGAGAATAAGGGGAATGTGCAGATTTTTAATAAGATCTGGGTACACATCATCAAACTTCTCCTGGTATTCGGCAATGACTAATCTGGCGCTGCCCTCATTTAGGGAATGAACAGCCTTTAAAAGCTCTTCTTTTACTGAAAACACCAGTATATTCCCCCTTCCTATCAGCCGGGCAACTTCTGCAGAAAGACTTTCTGAAGAAGAAAAAAGAACAAAATTATTCACGACCCTTTCAAACATAATCGATGAAATGATTTTTTATCGGCAACCTGCAATTCAAAACGAAAATATACTTTTTTTAAAAGTAGACTATCAGCGGCTTAAATTTTAACTTTAATCCTACACATTGATTTTCACCACCTTCAGCTCCTCATCACTTCCCGACAAACATTCGCCCATGACAAATTACCCGGTAAAAACAGACTTAATTTTAGTGAATTTTTTGGAATAATGAGGTGAGCAGGATCATAAAATATACATAGGCATTGCAGTAATTTTGCAGGCCAAAAGAAACCAAACTTATTGACAATTAAATACATAAGTCCGGGTATTTTATTTCTGATAGGGAAGCCCGAATTAAAGTAACATCAAATTTGGGTTAAAATATGTTTTTGGAGCAGCTGCAACTGAATAAAAATTTAAATTTGCCCACTCTTATTTAGTTGAAAATGACATTGTAATAAAAAAACTGCCATGATTAAAAGAATAATTCAAAAAAGCTATGACCACTTCGATTTCCAGGAGAGATCGATGCTCACCATCTTTGTGATTCTTTCGGTAATATTAAGCGCCATACTTTCTTTCAGCGCCTAACTATTCGATCATCTTGAGGAATTTCTTCTCCTCAATGATTGGGATCTGAAGACTTTCAGCCTTTGCAAGTTTGCTGGGGCCCATATTTTCACCTGCGACCACATAACTGGTTTTGGATGAAATGGATCCTGAAATTTTTCCGCCATTGTCTTCAATAAGCTTCTTCAGGTCATTGCGTGACATTTCAAATACTCCAGAAACCACAAAGGTCTGGCCTTCCAGTTTATTGGTTTGTCCGGCAAGTTTCTCGGCAGAAATTTCTAACTGCAAACCGTAATCCTTCAGCCGTTCCACATTTTTTACGTTCTCTTCATCTGCAAAGAACTCCACCACACTCTCGGCAATTCTCTGGCCTATTTCGTCAACTTTTTCCAGTTCCTGCTGATTGGCTTTTTTCAAAGCATCAATATTTTTAAACTCCTTCGCCAGTTTTTTGGCTACAGTTTCCCCTACATAGCGGATTCCCAAAGCAAAAAGTACCCTTTCAAAAGGAATTTGCTTTGACTTTTCTATGCCATTGATCAGGTTTTCAGCCGATTTCTCAGCCATACGTTCCAGTGGTAATATCTGCTCCTTCTTCAATTCATAGAGATCGGCGTAGTTTCCAATGAGGCCTTCATTTACCAGAAGTGCCACCGTTTCCCCTCCCAGGCCTTCAATATCCATGGCTTTCCGGGAGATAAAATGCTGAATCCTGCCAATGATCTGTGGCGGACAACCATTGAAGTTAGGACAATAATGCTGTGCCTCGCCTTCATTTCTCACCAATGGTGTATCACACTCTGGGCAATTGGTGATATATTGAGTAGGATTGGAATCCGGATCTCTTTTAGTGAAATCTACTCCCACGATCTTCGGAATGATCTCTCCTCCTTTTTCCACATAAACCTCGTCCCCTTCCCGAACGTCGAGTTTTTCAATTTGATCGGCGTTGTGAAGAGAAGCTCTTTTTACCGTTGTACCTCCAAGTTGTACGGGTTCCAGGTTTGCCACCGGAGTTATCGCCCCCGTGCGGCCTACCTGGTAGCTGATCTTGTTCAATTTCGTGGAAACCTGCTCGGCCTTGAATTTATATGCCATGGCCCAACGCGGGGCTTTTGCGGTGTATCCCAGTTCTTCCTGCTGCTGCAGGCTGTTTACCTTCACCACCACGCCATCGGTCTCATAAGGCAAATCGTGCCGGTGCACATCCCAGTAATTTACAAACTCCATCACCTCTTTCAGGTTTTTGGCCAGTTTAGCTTCCGCAGGAATTTTAAAGCCCCATTCCCTCGCTTTTTGCAGGCCTTCGTACTGCGATTTTATGCCCGGAAGGTTCCCCGTTAAGCTGAACAATAGACAATCTAATGGCCGGCGGGCAACTTCGGCACTGTCCTGCAGCTTCAGGCTTCCCGAAGCTGTGTTCCGCGGGTTCGCATAAGGCTCTTCTCCTGCCTCCACGCGGGCAGCATTGAGCTGCGCAAAACCTTCGTACGGAAGCACAATTTCCCCCCGAATTTCAAACTTTTCGGGATAATCGCCTTTCAGTCTAAGAGGAACAGACCTTATGGTACGCACGTTCTTAGTGACATCATCGCCCTGAATCCCGTCGCCCCGGGTCACGGCCTGCTTAAATTCCCCTTTTTCATAGGTAAGGCTAATTGACACCCCGTCATACTTCAATTCACAGGTAAAATTCACCTCTCCATCCACCTGTTTCTCTATTCTTTTCTCCCAGTTTTCCAGGTCTTCCTTTGAATAAGAATTATCGAGAGAATACATCCTGTGCTCATGCACCACGGTCGCGAAATTCTTTGTCACAGCCCCACCAACTCTTAAAGTTGGGGAGTTCTCATCATAAAATTCCGGATGTTTTTGCTCCAGCTCCTGTAATTCTTTCAGTTTCTGGTCAAAATCATAGTCGGAAATTTCCGGCTTATCGAGTACGTAATACAGGTAGTTGTGGCGGTGAAGTTCTTCCCGCAGCTGTTGGATTTTTTCTTCAGGTTTCATAGAAGACTTAGTCTTTCGTGCTTAAATGAGGCTCCAAAAATGGCATTTTGGAGTGATATTTTTATTTCAAAAGGAGATGGATAGGCTTTGTCCCCAACGGGTATCCAGTCTTTTTGTTCTTTGTTTATGATAATGAAAAGCCCTTCGTCGTCACCGGTGGCACAAAAATGCTCGTAATCTCCGGTGACCTTTGTGAGGCCAAATTCAGAATTCAGAAAATTAAACTGCTCTTCCACATTTGAGGTGGCAAGGCCAATTTCACTGATCCCTTTGATGTTTGCTGAAGAAAATTCTTCGGAAGCAGATTCATACATATGTCGGCGGGAAATAAATTCGAGGATATTCGAATCTTCGTCATAAAAATAAACCGATCTCGCCTGCCACGCTGGGAAATCAATGATCTCCTTGCCATCATCGGGCAGGATTTTCACCCGCTCTTTTAGCCACTGAAGGGCTTTTCCCTCCTGGTTCGCCGGAATGTGAAAAGCTATATGATAAGGAGTTGCATTTTTGTCCTCTTCAAATTCGAGGATCGAAAAACCTGCTTTCACCCTAAATTTTTCTTCTGAAAGCTTTTCCACCGGCAGCCTCAACACTTCGCTATAAAAGCGAAACTGCGCCCTGACATTCGGAGTATAAAGCTTCAGAAATTCGATTCTCATAATTTAATTCCTCTTAGCATGCGGTCTACTCCGAAAATATCCTTTTTTAAGCTGGTTGCGAAATTTTTTTCAGCTAAAAGTGCTTCCGTTTCTTTCCCCAGGTACTGGTTGATCTCAAAATAAAGTTTTCCGCCCGGTTCCAGGTTATCGGCTGCCAGCTCTGTGATTTTCCGGTAGAAGATCAACGGATCGTGGTCTTTTACGTAAAGTGCTGTTTCAGGTTCGTGCTCGAGCACATTGCGCTGCATCTCTTTTTTTTCGAGCTCCCGCACATAAGGCGGATTGGAAACTATCACATCAAACTTTGCAGGCAGCTTTTCAGCCGCAAGAATATCTTTTTGAATGAAGTTCACTGCTACTTTATTTAAATCGGCATTGCGTTTTGCTGTTTCAAGGGCTTTTTCAGAAATATCTATGGCTGTGATTTCAGCTTTGGGTAAATGTTTAGCGAGCGAAATCGCAATACAGCCACTGCCGGTGCCAATGTCTAAAATTCTAATTTCTTCGGAAGCATTAAGGTCGTTGAGCACCCATTGCACCAGCTCCTCGGTCTCCGGCCTAGGAATCAGCACGTTCGAATTCACCTGAAAATTTATTCCGAAGAATTCTGTTGTCCCGGTAATATACTGAAGGGGTTCGTGCTGCCGAAGCCTTTGTAATGCAGCCCTCAGCTTCCCCTCAGCTTCTTCCGGAAGTTCCCGCTGCAGATCGAGTGCAAGATCCAACCTGGTTAACCCGGTAAACTCCTGAAGCAGGATATTAAAGAAAGAACCAATTTCCTCCTTAGGGTACTCTCCTTCCAGGGTGTCAAAAAAGGTATTTTTAAAGGCTGTTATTTTCATTCTTTTTTAACTGGTCTGTTTTCTCGCAGAGGGCGCAATGATTTTACAAAAAAGTATTTCCCGCAGATTTCGCAGATCTGTGCAGATATCCGCAGGTCTTTAATTTCCAAATCTTCAAATTCCCAAATCTTCAACTCATCTTTGGAATTTGGAATTTAGAATTTGGAATTTATACGTGGTGCTTGGTGCTTGGTATTTGGAATTTGGAATTTATACTTGGAATTTGGTGCTTAAAATATTGGAATTTTAGATCAAAGATCCTTTATCAACCACACCGTACAGTTGTAATGTCCCGTGTCACCCAAGGGTTTTTCCAAAGACTCAAATCCGGACCTCATATAAAGCTTCTGCGCCTGTTTCATATAAGGCAGGGTTTCAATATAGCATTTTTGGAACCCCTGCTTTTTGGCAAATTCCAGGCAGGTAGTCATCATTTGGGTGCCCACACCTTTTCCCCTTACTTCGGGCAGGAAATACATTTTCTGAAGCTCACAAACAGCTCCTTCAAAGTTGGCTAAAGGTGCAATCCCCGCGCCTCCAATGATCCTGCCTTTATCTTCAACAACAAAATATTCTTTTTTTGGCGTATTATATTCGGCATGCATATCATCAAGGGCGGCATCTTCATAAGCTGTCCCCACTTTTGGAACGCCCATTTCCACCAGCACGCTCCTTATTAACTCTTTAACCTGCTCATTGTCTTCGGGTTTAATTTCCCGTATTACATAACTGCTCATTCTCTCTATTAAATGCTATTTTTGTGACGGTGAAGATACATGAAAAATACATAAACCGCTGTATTCAGCTGGCGCAAAACGGGCTTGGAAGGACCTATCCCAACCCTGTGGTGGGCAGTGTTATTGTTCATAATGAGGTGATTATTGGCGAAGGCTGGCACCAAAAAGCCGGGGAACCCCATGCCGAAGTAAATGCCGTGAATTCGGTAAAGGATAAAAGCCTGCTACCAAAATCCACCATATATGTGAGCCTGGAGCCCTGCAGCCACTACGGAAAAACCCCTCCCTGCAGCAACCTGATCATTGACATCGGAATCAAAAAAGTTGTTATTGGTACTGTAGATCCATTTTCGGAAGTTGCCGGCAAGGGAATTAAGAAACTTATGGATGCCGGTTGCGAGGTAAGAGTGGGCGTTCTGGAACAGGAATGCCGCGAACTCAACAAACGCTTTTTTACCTTTCACACAAAAAAACGCCCTTATGTTATTCTGAAATGGGCCCGGAGCAGCGACGGATTTTTAGCGCCCTTATCTGCCAAAAATGCCGAAAGAAAGCCGGTTTGGATCACCGGAAAATATTCAAAACAGCTGGTTCACAAATGGCGCGCCGAAGAACAGGCGATCATGGTGGGCACGAACACTGCCGTAGCCGATAACCCTCAACTCAACACCAGGCTGTGGCAGGGAAATGACCCGGTTAGGCTTGTGCTGGACAAAACTCTGAGAATTCCGGCAGATTCTCATCTTTTTGACGGATCGGTGAAGACCATTGTTCTCACTGAAAAAGCTTCGGAAGAAAGGAGCTCCAAAAATGTCATTTTTGAGAGCCTTGATTTTGAAGGAGACCTGGCGCAACAGGTTTGTGAGGTGCTTTTCCACCACGAAATTCAGTCGGTGATCATTGAAGGCGGCCGGCAAACCCTGCAAACCTTTATTGATGCAGGTTTGTGGGACGAAGCCCGGATTTTCACCGGAAAACCTCATTTTAGAGCAGGAATTAAAGCTCCCGAAGTTACCGGCAGGCTTATTTCTGAAACCAAAGTAGACCAGGACCACTTAAAAGTTATTTTCAATGATTAAAACCATCATCTTTGATTTTGGAGATGTGTTTCTCAACCTCGATAAACCGGCCACTGCACGGGAACTAAAGAAGTTCGAAATATCCCGTTTTTCAGGGGAAATGCTGCAGCAGAATATGGCCTATGAAAAAGGATTGATTTCTTCGGAAGCATTCATTTCAGGGTAT
This Salinimicrobium tongyeongense DNA region includes the following protein-coding sequences:
- a CDS encoding PAS domain S-box protein; this translates as MFERVVNNFVLFSSSESLSAEVARLIGRGNILVFSVKEELLKAVHSLNEGSARLVIAEYQEKFDDVYPDLIKNLHIPLILIIGPENEEKALRLLEAGAYEYIFNDRLKRLPLIIDKIKLRNQNAADKSKMAYQSIFENSIDAVLFTVPGGRILAANPSAYRMFQRTSQELSELGLNGIIDDYAVIPKGLLEPKSSEAGFVGEMILKRKDGSSFPADVFSAVSFHETENARTAIVIIRDISRRKTAEEELLLSKKNYEHLFEFNPLPNWIFDLETLEILAVNRAAVNYYGYTKEEFLNFYLSDLRPQEEIPVLTANLQRIKDEKGLLNIGNFIHRKKDGSLITVEVHGYSILFKGRSCRLVTAIDITERERIIQKLEDKSKKLLWAEELAKFGYWQIGVTGNDFFWSDEVYRIWGRKKEDYNLDFEGFLQTIHPDDLETFLQERGAALSGSKDMDFEHRIILPDGSIKWVHEKGKLVKNSRGEPVKLEGSIQDVTDYKDAMLKLKQSESRQRAILKSQTNYLTRIDLKGNYSYVNDKFISDFSWIFPDGVLEGKNAAESVLEYDREKFTGTLKKCLDHPNLVQQIEVDKLQKNGKAKPTLWDFICLTDAKGKPVEFQGVGIDITDRVEAVRSLKETNARYELVSKATSDAIYDWDIQRDRLFWGDAFYVLFGYSPEEFSPSLDSWVNCIHPEERSLMHESLSRTIKGTENHWEAEYRFQNANGKYSFVVEKGFILRDETGKALRMVGAIQDVTERKKLEELLDEASKLSRIGSFEFDFVQDTVYWSPVTKEIHEVAPDFKPDHEKGILFCKEGENQERMKTALKNAVDNNVPYDLEVQILTAKGNECWVRKIGRPTFVDGKCVRINGSVQDISHIKNSELKALKASEEKQTILESIGDAFFTVDNDWVVTYWNQHAEKLLESHKDRILGKNFWEVFPDAVGTKFHTCYYKASKEQNIVDFEEYFERVNKWFDVTAYPSKGGLSVYFRDVTERKESELKIIELNKNLKAYTEELVSANKGLEQYSYIISHNLRAPVANIMGLGELLKEEYPVEVKTRFQEELLANVKRLDVIIKDLNNILQVKVDMSEKKEPVMLQGLVENVKSGIGQVIQKENVQIITNFSEVPSVNSIKTYLHSIFYNLIFNSIKYRRPHVPPVIEITSEEKAGNVILTFKDNGLGIDLSKKGDQIFGLYKRFHHHVEGKGMGLFMVKTQVELLGGKIEVSSEENQGTRFTIEFKPENGIKKLEDEEPEAVYNS
- the ligA gene encoding NAD-dependent DNA ligase LigA, encoding MKPEEKIQQLREELHRHNYLYYVLDKPEISDYDFDQKLKELQELEQKHPEFYDENSPTLRVGGAVTKNFATVVHEHRMYSLDNSYSKEDLENWEKRIEKQVDGEVNFTCELKYDGVSISLTYEKGEFKQAVTRGDGIQGDDVTKNVRTIRSVPLRLKGDYPEKFEIRGEIVLPYEGFAQLNAARVEAGEEPYANPRNTASGSLKLQDSAEVARRPLDCLLFSLTGNLPGIKSQYEGLQKAREWGFKIPAEAKLAKNLKEVMEFVNYWDVHRHDLPYETDGVVVKVNSLQQQEELGYTAKAPRWAMAYKFKAEQVSTKLNKISYQVGRTGAITPVANLEPVQLGGTTVKRASLHNADQIEKLDVREGDEVYVEKGGEIIPKIVGVDFTKRDPDSNPTQYITNCPECDTPLVRNEGEAQHYCPNFNGCPPQIIGRIQHFISRKAMDIEGLGGETVALLVNEGLIGNYADLYELKKEQILPLERMAEKSAENLINGIEKSKQIPFERVLFALGIRYVGETVAKKLAKEFKNIDALKKANQQELEKVDEIGQRIAESVVEFFADEENVKNVERLKDYGLQLEISAEKLAGQTNKLEGQTFVVSGVFEMSRNDLKKLIEDNGGKISGSISSKTSYVVAGENMGPSKLAKAESLQIPIIEEKKFLKMIE
- a CDS encoding response regulator, whose protein sequence is MKNPKQYIIVDDDRTNNLICEYAVRAYDPGAVVMSFTDPYLALAHLKRELEAQEQVPRVLFVDVNMPVMSGWEFLAELEKLDKGITEKFSINILSSSTEDFNEEREQFPYVHDFLSKPLSKSALEELQP
- the ribD gene encoding bifunctional diaminohydroxyphosphoribosylaminopyrimidine deaminase/5-amino-6-(5-phosphoribosylamino)uracil reductase RibD gives rise to the protein MKIHEKYINRCIQLAQNGLGRTYPNPVVGSVIVHNEVIIGEGWHQKAGEPHAEVNAVNSVKDKSLLPKSTIYVSLEPCSHYGKTPPCSNLIIDIGIKKVVIGTVDPFSEVAGKGIKKLMDAGCEVRVGVLEQECRELNKRFFTFHTKKRPYVILKWARSSDGFLAPLSAKNAERKPVWITGKYSKQLVHKWRAEEQAIMVGTNTAVADNPQLNTRLWQGNDPVRLVLDKTLRIPADSHLFDGSVKTIVLTEKASEERSSKNVIFESLDFEGDLAQQVCEVLFHHEIQSVIIEGGRQTLQTFIDAGLWDEARIFTGKPHFRAGIKAPEVTGRLISETKVDQDHLKVIFND
- the prmC gene encoding peptide chain release factor N(5)-glutamine methyltransferase, producing MKITAFKNTFFDTLEGEYPKEEIGSFFNILLQEFTGLTRLDLALDLQRELPEEAEGKLRAALQRLRQHEPLQYITGTTEFFGINFQVNSNVLIPRPETEELVQWVLNDLNASEEIRILDIGTGSGCIAISLAKHLPKAEITAIDISEKALETAKRNADLNKVAVNFIQKDILAAEKLPAKFDVIVSNPPYVRELEKKEMQRNVLEHEPETALYVKDHDPLIFYRKITELAADNLEPGGKLYFEINQYLGKETEALLAEKNFATSLKKDIFGVDRMLRGIKL
- a CDS encoding bifunctional metallophosphatase/5'-nucleotidase yields the protein MERRKFIKNTAAAGTLAGLGSLSLLSFTPPKKLKHITILHTNDVHSHIEPFARAHAQYPGMGGAARRYTLIKQIRQENPNTLLFDAGDIFQGTPYFNYYGGELEFKLMSKMGYDAATIGNHDFDNGIDGLLAQLPHARFPFVNTNYNFENTVLEGQIKPYRIFLKDGIKIGVFGLGIELKGLVAKKHYKETEYLDPVDTTKTIVKQLKDEEKCELVICLSHLGYEYQGDKISDQKLAATTKDIDLIIGGHTHTFLPKPSVVLNAIGEKVLINQVGWAGVNLGRIDFYLDASGKKNGEGAAIVV
- a CDS encoding GNAT family N-acetyltransferase, which codes for MSSYVIREIKPEDNEQVKELIRSVLVEMGVPKVGTAYEDAALDDMHAEYNTPKKEYFVVEDKGRIIGGAGIAPLANFEGAVCELQKMYFLPEVRGKGVGTQMMTTCLEFAKKQGFQKCYIETLPYMKQAQKLYMRSGFESLEKPLGDTGHYNCTVWLIKDL
- a CDS encoding VOC family protein; amino-acid sequence: MRIEFLKLYTPNVRAQFRFYSEVLRLPVEKLSEEKFRVKAGFSILEFEEDKNATPYHIAFHIPANQEGKALQWLKERVKILPDDGKEIIDFPAWQARSVYFYDEDSNILEFISRRHMYESASEEFSSANIKGISEIGLATSNVEEQFNFLNSEFGLTKVTGDYEHFCATGDDEGLFIIINKEQKDWIPVGDKAYPSPFEIKISLQNAIFGASFKHERLSLL